A window of the Synchiropus splendidus isolate RoL2022-P1 chromosome 6, RoL_Sspl_1.0, whole genome shotgun sequence genome harbors these coding sequences:
- the capzb gene encoding F-actin-capping protein subunit beta yields MSEQQLDCALDLMRRLPPQQIEKNLSDLIDLVPSLCEDLLSSVDQPLKIARDKVVGKDYLLCDYNRDGDSYRSPWSNKYDPPIEDGAMPSVGLRKLEVEANNAFDQYRDLYFEGGVSSVYLWDLDHGFAGVILIKKAGDGSKKIKGCWDSIHVVEVQEKTSGRSAHYKLTSTVMLWLQTTKSGSGTMNLGGSLTRQMEKDENVGESSPHIANIGRLVEDMENKIRSTLNEIYFGKTKDIVNGLRNVQTLADKSKQEALKNDLFQAIKRKHNN; encoded by the exons ATG agTGAACAGCAACTGGACTGTGCCCTCGACCTGATGAGGCGCCTGCCTCCGCAGCAGATCGAGAAGAACCTCAGTGACCTCATTGATCTG GTGCCGAGTCTGTGTGAGGACCTCCTGTCCTCGGTGGACCAGCCCCTGAAAATCGCCAGAGACAAGGTGGTGGGAAAAGACTATCTGCTGTgtgattacaaccgagatggtgACTCCTACAG GTCCCCGTGGAGTAACAAGTATGATCCTCCCATTGAAGATGGCGCCATGCCTTCAGTCGGCCTGAGGAAACTGGAGGTTGAAGCCAATAACGCCTTTGACCAGTACAGAGACCT GTACTTTGAGGGTGGAGTGTCTTCTGTTTACCTCTGGGACTTAGATCATGGCTTCGCTGGAGTTATTCTTATTAAGAAGGCTGGGGATGGTTCCAAGAAGATTAAGGGTTGCTGGGACTCCATCCATGTGGTGGAGGTGCAG GAGAAAACCAGTGGACGCAGCGCACACTACAAACTCACCTCCACTGTCATGTTGTGGCTCCAGACAACCAAGTCTGGGTCTGGTACTATGAACCTGGGTGGCAGCCTGACAAGACAG ATGGAGAAAGACGAGAATGTTGGAGAGTCCTCGCCCCACATTGCCAACATTGGCCGCCTTGTGGAA GACATGGAGAACAAAATTCGCTCCACACTTAATGAAATCTACTTTGGGAAGACCAAGGATATAGTCAACGGTCTAAG gAATGTTCAAACTCTGGCCGATAAGTCGAAGCAGGAGGCTCTGAAGAACGACCTGTTTCAGGCAATCAAACGCAAACATAATAATTAG
- the LOC128760573 gene encoding MICOS complex subunit MIC10-like, translating to MADVHGRKWDRCLADTAVKTLTGLGVGIVFSALFFKRRTWPVTFGSGMGLGMGYSNCQQDFRSLHLIHGHVVKEQ from the exons ATGGCGGACGTACATGGACGGAAATGGGACCGTTGCTTGGCTGACACCGCCGTGAAAACAT TGACGGGCCTTGGTGTCGGCATTGTCTTCTCAGCCCTTTTCTTTAAAC GACGGACGTGGCCCGTCACGTTTGGGTCCGGCATGGGACTGGGGATGGGATACAGCAACTGCCAGCAGGACTTCCGCTCACTACACCTCATTCATGGACACGTGGTTAAG GAGCAGTAA